The DNA window ACCGCGGCATACCCACACCCACCCCAACCTGACCAAGCCCTACTAGTCCTTCGCCACCGCCGGGGCCTGCGCCTCGCTCCGGGCGCCGGCCGAGACCCGCCCCGCGTCGCGCAGCACCCCCGCGCCCACCACCAGGCCGAACGCCAGCGCGGTCACCACCCCGAACGACACCACCAGCGACGTCGCGTCCGCGACCGCGCCGATCGCCGACGGTGCGATCAGCCCCGACGTGTACGTGATCGTGGCCACGCCCGCGATCGCCTGGCTCGTGTTCGGCCCGCTGCGCCCCGCCGCCGCGAAGGCCAGCGGTACGACCACCGCGACACCGAGCCCGATCAGCGCGAAGCCGGCCATGGCGAGCGCCGGATGGGGCGCGGCCACCACCAGAGCGCCGCCGGCGGTCGCCGCGACGCCGCCCACCCGGACCGTGCGTACCGGCCCGAACCGGTCCACCACCCGGTCCCCGGCCAGCCGCGCCACCGCCATCGTCAGCGCGAACGCGGTCGTCGAAGCGGCCGCGACACCCGGCGACGAGCCCAGCACGTCCCGCAGGTAGACCGCCGACCAGTCCAGGCTCGCCCCCTCCGCGAAGACCGCGCAGAACCCGATCGCACCGATCACCAGCGCCGACTTCGGCGGCAGCGCGAAGCGCGGCGGAGCCTGGGCGCCCGGCGCGCTCCGCAGGTCGATCACTCCCTGGCAGGCGATCAGCCCCAGCACGGTCAGGGCAACGGCGGCCAG is part of the Streptomyces agglomeratus genome and encodes:
- a CDS encoding MFS transporter, whose translation is MTEEAVFGRERLKRARYAVAAVFCVHGAVTSSFATRIPWIADHSGVGAGQLGLALAFPAIGASVAMPLAGAISHRFGARTSLRGLLVLWTLSLTLPALAPNLLTLCAALFVFGATAGMSDVAMNALGVEVENRLDKSIMSGLHGMWSAGALIGSAAGTVAAHLGSDARLHHALAAVALTVLGLIACQGVIDLRSAPGAQAPPRFALPPKSALVIGAIGFCAVFAEGASLDWSAVYLRDVLGSSPGVAAASTTAFALTMAVARLAGDRVVDRFGPVRTVRVGGVAATAGGALVVAAPHPALAMAGFALIGLGVAVVVPLAFAAAGRSGPNTSQAIAGVATITYTSGLIAPSAIGAVADATSLVVSFGVVTALAFGLVVGAGVLRDAGRVSAGARSEAQAPAVAKD